A stretch of the Vibrio sp. SS-MA-C1-2 genome encodes the following:
- a CDS encoding PTS sugar transporter subunit IIB — protein sequence MMKILLLCAAGMSTSMLVKKMEAHATANNIEVEIDAQPVDTFTDSLDHYDIFLLGPQVRFKQAELQAIADTVNKYVGVIDMMDYGMMKGDKVLTETIAIFNEKATA from the coding sequence ATGATGAAAATTTTACTACTTTGTGCTGCTGGCATGTCTACTTCAATGCTTGTTAAAAAAATGGAAGCTCACGCAACAGCAAACAACATTGAGGTAGAGATTGATGCTCAACCTGTTGATACCTTTACAGATTCTTTAGACCATTACGATATTTTCTTACTTGGCCCTCAAGTGCGCTTTAAGCAAGCTGAACTACAAGCAATTGCTGATACCGTAAACAAATATGTTGGTGTTATCGATATGATGGATTACGGCATGATGAAAGGCGATAAAGTATTAACAGAAACTATCGCAATTTTTAATGAGAAAGCGACTGCATAG
- a CDS encoding phosphatase PAP2 family protein: protein MLNNFISKKITNYIALILFLIPLSLLLFFTEKPNLTVPSSETSGFIYHLFTNSAGSPFFLIPVSLLCFIPLLMRLTLKQCFTLWVRFAILLVLAFSAKVVLKATTEIPRPYTEALTQMHVVSSPAEFYQSSDEEKTMLIDNVKGQVNHWRVESWKDSMNYSFPSGHTIFVASCVLFWGGFLLSHRKFIPLIILMTWATGVGFSRYWLGMHWPADLLASIAFSAFLFLFVPESIPLPKWLSSILDKLS from the coding sequence ATGCTAAACAATTTTATATCTAAAAAAATAACAAACTATATTGCGTTAATCCTGTTTCTTATTCCTTTATCATTACTCCTTTTCTTCACTGAAAAACCTAATCTTACCGTACCTTCTAGTGAAACAAGTGGTTTTATCTATCATTTATTTACTAATTCCGCTGGTTCGCCTTTTTTCTTGATTCCAGTTAGTTTACTTTGTTTTATTCCATTGCTAATGAGATTGACACTTAAGCAGTGTTTTACCCTTTGGGTTCGATTTGCTATTTTGTTAGTCTTGGCATTCAGTGCTAAGGTTGTTTTGAAAGCAACGACTGAGATTCCGCGTCCATATACAGAGGCGCTCACTCAAATGCATGTCGTCTCTTCACCTGCAGAATTTTATCAGTCTAGTGACGAAGAAAAAACAATGCTAATTGATAATGTTAAAGGGCAAGTTAACCATTGGCGAGTAGAAAGTTGGAAAGACAGCATGAACTATTCATTCCCATCAGGCCATACAATCTTTGTAGCTAGCTGTGTGCTATTTTGGGGCGGGTTTTTATTAAGTCACCGTAAATTTATTCCACTGATTATTCTTATGACTTGGGCAACCGGTGTTGGATTTAGTCGATATTGGTTAGGCATGCATTGGCCTGCAGATCTTTTAGCTTCGATTGCTTTCTCTGCATTCCTGTTCTTGTTTGTACCCGAGTCTATACCCCTACCTAAATGGCTTTCATCTATTTTAGATAAATTATCTTAA
- a CDS encoding zinc ribbon domain-containing protein YjdM, with protein MSIPSCPNCQSEYVYQDQNNLVCPECAYEWNPEELEAQKKANAVKDINGTVLETGDKVTMVKDLKIKGSSNVIKIGTKAVIRRIIEGKDHQLDCKLDSGIEMMITAKYVKK; from the coding sequence ATGTCTATTCCTTCTTGTCCAAACTGTCAATCTGAATATGTCTACCAAGATCAAAACAACCTTGTCTGTCCTGAATGTGCTTATGAGTGGAATCCTGAAGAACTCGAAGCTCAAAAAAAGGCAAATGCAGTAAAAGATATTAATGGTACCGTTCTTGAAACTGGTGATAAAGTCACCATGGTAAAAGATTTAAAAATAAAAGGCAGTTCAAACGTAATTAAAATTGGCACAAAAGCGGTCATTAGACGCATCATTGAAGGAAAAGATCATCAATTAGACTGTAAGTTAGATAGTGGAATAGAAATGATGATCACCGCAAAGTACGTGAAGAAGTGA
- a CDS encoding DM13 domain-containing protein: MKKRTIVLLFISHIAVTIIGFAGGIYALPILTAPEAPTEQAVKSAAKDAKYKGNFVKDLQDSDGFHWGEGVVTIDSSVITFKGELAPGPDYKIYLSPDFVETEADFNQLKSTMVKVGDVKTFNNFIVDIPETINPSDYTSVIIWCESFGQFITAAKYQ, from the coding sequence ATGAAAAAACGAACTATTGTACTATTATTTATCTCTCATATCGCGGTCACTATTATTGGTTTTGCAGGCGGAATTTACGCTTTACCAATATTAACAGCTCCTGAAGCACCGACGGAGCAGGCTGTAAAAAGTGCGGCTAAAGATGCAAAATATAAAGGAAATTTTGTCAAAGATCTTCAAGATAGTGATGGTTTTCATTGGGGAGAAGGTGTTGTTACCATTGATTCTTCTGTGATTACATTCAAGGGAGAGTTAGCACCTGGACCCGATTATAAAATTTATCTCTCACCTGATTTTGTAGAAACTGAAGCTGACTTTAATCAGTTAAAATCAACAATGGTGAAAGTCGGAGATGTAAAAACCTTTAATAATTTTATTGTTGATATTCCTGAAACAATAAACCCTTCTGATTACACTTCCGTTATTATTTGGTGTGAATCCTTTGGGCAGTTTATTACAGCAGCAAAGTATCAATAA
- a CDS encoding TetR/AcrR family transcriptional regulator, giving the protein MKEKELLALNKSLELFASNGFHGTSMDKITAATGLSKATIYKYFKSKEGLIAKTLDINGTRFLETIHDVFKQDNLNLSEKIDYYFNAIKTSAQNDNFNGCPFQLAYSEYWNKDQQVILACQTYKEKTKLLFADLLIKHNIKNSELKSEKICLIINGVLATLQINSSQNSLNIAREMISDIIDKDKILCQ; this is encoded by the coding sequence ATGAAAGAAAAAGAATTACTTGCTCTAAATAAGTCTTTAGAACTATTTGCATCTAATGGTTTTCATGGTACCAGTATGGATAAAATAACGGCGGCGACAGGTCTATCAAAAGCAACCATTTATAAGTACTTCAAGAGCAAAGAAGGGCTGATTGCAAAAACATTAGATATTAACGGAACTCGTTTTCTGGAGACAATACACGATGTGTTTAAACAAGATAACCTTAACCTCTCCGAAAAGATTGATTATTATTTTAATGCTATCAAAACGAGTGCTCAAAATGATAACTTCAACGGTTGTCCGTTCCAACTGGCTTACAGTGAATACTGGAATAAAGATCAACAAGTTATTCTAGCTTGTCAAACATATAAAGAAAAAACAAAATTACTATTCGCGGATTTATTAATTAAACATAACATTAAAAACTCAGAATTAAAGTCGGAAAAGATCTGCTTAATTATTAATGGTGTTTTAGCAACATTACAAATAAATAGTAGCCAAAATTCATTAAATATTGCAAGAGAAATGATCTCAGACATTATTGATAAAGATAAAATACTCTGCCAATAA
- a CDS encoding multidrug effflux MFS transporter has translation MPAFRFRSILLACLIISVGQLSMGLVLPSLPWIAKDFNISIDDAQLLISVYLLGFGPSQFLYGPISDSLGRKKVLLFGLLIALLGLLAIIFFHQHFYNVVLGRFLQGLGTGCCAVLARATIRDRFNGAELPIAMSYVAMTASITPMLAPVIGGFINYHFNWLIIFISLFGYVLMAWLVIAVKFKETVSEKKAIPSAKEIYIQYRQLLSSRYFISFASIGWLNFSLMITTVSVMPFIMQNQIGMTSDTYAMWALIPAIGMFIGTNICNRVRPKIGTKRMLLVTPILHVCAAIWLFFAPVEPIFMMLGQLLMILGNGIALPCAQAMVMQPYKTQAGVAAAMSGGGQMIVSSIVSLILVQLGLNQAWHLSFIIVIFAFITLSNILRGFDPKTVAIEL, from the coding sequence ATGCCAGCCTTCCGTTTTCGTTCGATCCTGCTTGCTTGTTTAATTATTAGTGTTGGTCAGCTCAGTATGGGGCTTGTTCTCCCCTCTCTACCTTGGATAGCGAAAGATTTTAATATCTCAATAGATGATGCTCAACTTCTTATCAGTGTCTACCTTCTTGGCTTTGGCCCATCACAATTCCTTTATGGTCCAATATCCGACTCATTGGGCCGAAAAAAAGTGCTTTTATTCGGACTATTAATCGCATTATTAGGTTTACTGGCAATCATCTTTTTTCATCAGCATTTTTATAATGTTGTATTAGGCCGTTTTTTACAAGGCTTAGGAACAGGCTGCTGTGCAGTGCTTGCAAGAGCAACAATCAGAGATCGATTCAACGGAGCAGAACTACCCATAGCGATGTCTTATGTTGCGATGACTGCGTCGATAACACCGATGTTAGCCCCTGTTATTGGGGGGTTTATTAACTATCACTTTAATTGGTTAATTATCTTTATCTCTCTTTTTGGCTACGTATTAATGGCTTGGTTGGTGATTGCGGTTAAATTTAAAGAGACCGTTTCAGAAAAAAAAGCGATTCCATCAGCAAAAGAGATATATATACAATACCGTCAATTACTCTCTTCTCGGTACTTTATCAGTTTTGCATCTATCGGTTGGCTTAATTTCAGTCTGATGATCACCACCGTTTCCGTCATGCCATTCATTATGCAGAACCAGATAGGAATGACATCAGATACTTATGCAATGTGGGCTTTGATTCCAGCTATTGGTATGTTTATTGGCACAAATATTTGTAACCGTGTCAGACCTAAAATCGGTACAAAGCGAATGTTATTAGTCACCCCAATTCTTCATGTTTGTGCTGCAATCTGGCTATTTTTTGCTCCAGTAGAGCCCATTTTCATGATGCTTGGTCAATTATTAATGATCTTAGGTAATGGTATTGCCCTTCCATGTGCTCAGGCAATGGTTATGCAACCGTACAAAACTCAAGCTGGCGTCGCGGCTGCAATGTCGGGAGGAGGTCAAATGATTGTCTCTTCTATTGTTAGCCTTATTTTGGTTCAATTAGGCTTAAATCAAGCTTGGCATCTCTCCTTTATTATTGTTATTTTTGCCTTTATTACCCTCAGTAATATTTTACGCGGCTTTGATCCAAAAACGGTTGCTATTGAGCTGTAA
- a CDS encoding porin family protein, whose amino-acid sequence MKLKTLAFVATAFISCSTLAAEESSKDPLVYVGGSFGTTEFDQTGWGSDDWSSYGAYVGTGILPVVDIEAGYQNFGNFSSYDSNSDAETLYLAARVGMSLGPIGVWGKAGVHSFSLNDVSISDQAQNIDEDDTDFMYGIGANFYATDHVAVGVSYTIFELGDYSKVNVAAATVTFSF is encoded by the coding sequence ATGAAATTAAAAACGTTAGCATTCGTTGCAACAGCATTCATCTCTTGTAGTACCCTTGCGGCAGAAGAGTCTTCAAAAGATCCACTGGTCTATGTGGGTGGTTCATTCGGTACAACTGAATTTGATCAAACTGGTTGGGGATCTGATGATTGGTCTTCATATGGTGCTTATGTTGGTACGGGTATTTTACCTGTTGTTGATATTGAAGCGGGCTATCAGAATTTTGGTAACTTCTCTTCTTACGATAGTAATTCAGATGCAGAAACTCTATATCTTGCCGCTCGCGTAGGTATGAGCCTTGGCCCGATTGGTGTTTGGGGTAAAGCGGGTGTGCATAGCTTTAGTTTGAATGATGTTAGTATTTCAGATCAAGCTCAAAATATCGATGAAGATGACACTGATTTTATGTACGGTATTGGTGCTAATTTCTATGCAACGGATCATGTCGCCGTGGGTGTAAGTTATACTATTTTTGAGCTTGGTGACTACAGCAAAGTTAATGTTGCTGCCGCAACCGTTACTTTTAGCTTTTAA
- a CDS encoding sugar O-acetyltransferase has protein sequence MNNQTEKEKMLAGLAYNAWDDELTQNRMRAKSICHQFNMADPTQLTERMKIVKSLLSFQGEAHMEPNFYCDYGFNIHVGNNFYSNHNLTILDVCEVKIGDNVLIGPHVMITTAGHPIDPIERQITEFGSPISIGNDVWIGGNVSILPGVSIGDNVVIGAGSVVNKDIPSDSVAVGNPCRVIKKISTTNNYTPNNWRC, from the coding sequence ATGAACAACCAAACAGAAAAAGAAAAGATGTTAGCGGGTCTGGCATACAATGCTTGGGATGATGAACTAACTCAAAATAGAATGAGAGCGAAATCGATTTGCCATCAATTTAATATGGCGGATCCAACTCAATTAACCGAACGTATGAAAATAGTAAAGTCTTTACTCTCTTTTCAGGGTGAGGCTCATATGGAACCTAACTTTTATTGTGATTATGGTTTTAATATTCATGTAGGTAATAATTTCTATAGCAATCACAATCTCACTATTCTAGACGTTTGTGAAGTAAAAATAGGGGATAATGTCCTTATTGGCCCTCATGTCATGATAACAACTGCAGGTCACCCTATCGATCCGATTGAACGTCAAATCACGGAGTTTGGCTCTCCAATCTCAATTGGCAATGATGTCTGGATTGGTGGAAATGTCTCAATACTACCGGGTGTGTCGATTGGCGATAATGTCGTTATCGGTGCAGGAAGTGTAGTCAATAAAGATATTCCGAGTGATAGTGTTGCTGTTGGTAATCCATGTCGAGTTATCAAAAAAATAAGCACGACAAATAATTATACCCCAAATAATTGGCGTTGCTAG